From a region of the Verrucomicrobiota bacterium genome:
- the nrdR gene encoding transcriptional regulator NrdR: protein MRCPKCSSTETKVVDSRVGKTETSIRRRRECISCGFRFTTTEEVLRENLRVIKMDQSREDFDRNKVMKGIRKAIEGRPVEMERVEMMIADIVDTLQKEFFDEIPTKAIGEEIMNRLKLIDQIAYVRFAIAYKDIRDIAELEQEISVFNR, encoded by the coding sequence ATGAGATGTCCAAAGTGCAGTTCAACCGAGACTAAGGTTGTAGATTCGAGAGTCGGAAAAACGGAAACGTCGATTCGGCGGCGGCGGGAGTGTATTTCCTGCGGGTTTCGTTTTACTACGACCGAGGAAGTGCTGCGCGAGAATCTAAGGGTCATCAAAATGGATCAGAGTCGGGAAGACTTTGATCGGAACAAGGTGATGAAAGGGATTCGCAAGGCGATCGAGGGTCGCCCGGTCGAGATGGAGAGGGTTGAGATGATGATCGCAGATATCGTGGATACCCTTCAGAAGGAGTTTTTCGATGAAATCCCGACTAAAGCCATTGGGGAAGAAATCATGAACCGACTGAAGCTGATCGACCAGATCGCTTATGTGCGCTTTGCGATCGCTTACAAAGACATCCGTGATATCGCGGAGTTGGAACAAGAGATTTCAGTTTTCAATCGATGA
- a CDS encoding histidine triad nucleotide-binding protein has protein sequence MSEKTLFQKIIQGEIPGDFLYEDDECVVLRDIDPQAPTHLLVIPRQVIPRVGEASEADQALLGHLLLVAGKMGREMELADGFRVVINHGKHGGESVPHLHVHLLGGRQMSWPPG, from the coding sequence ATGAGTGAGAAGACGCTTTTCCAGAAAATTATTCAGGGTGAAATCCCCGGAGATTTTCTCTATGAGGACGACGAATGTGTAGTTTTGCGGGACATCGACCCTCAAGCACCTACCCACCTTTTGGTCATCCCTCGTCAGGTCATTCCGAGAGTGGGTGAGGCGTCGGAAGCCGATCAGGCTCTTTTGGGTCACCTTTTGCTGGTTGCCGGAAAAATGGGGAGGGAGATGGAACTGGCAGACGGATTTCGGGTGGTGATCAACCACGGCAAACATGGCGGTGAGAGCGTGCCGCACCTCCACGTCCACCTGTTGGGTGGTCGCCAAATGAGCTGGCCGCCGGGTTAA
- the dprA gene encoding DNA-processing protein DprA, whose translation MEGIQDNGPKHVSSEDAWIVLNGIPHLGPITLRRLFDRFGPDPARILQAKSTELKTVEGVGGKIAESIVRWPNHFDLEREKRQLEKHQAEFIRQSDTAYPKILEEIYDPPIGLYALGSLRSFSPAIAIIGSRRTTLYGIRTAKAFAGSLARRGICIVSGLASGIDAAAHEGALEVGGETVAVLGNGADIVYPTENIHLFQSIKERGCILTEFPFGYRANRQSFPMRNRIVAGMSIGILVVETDISGGSLITARFAGDQGRQVFAIPGRIDQSTSAGCHQLIRDGATLVTSAEEIIEQLRLDELPMPTTLEIPDDGDPKLKTSSTPEETLIENCLADGEILHPDQIATSTGLETATVNATLMLLELRKVVRKRADGRFEKR comes from the coding sequence ATGGAAGGAATTCAGGATAATGGACCGAAACACGTTTCCTCTGAGGATGCATGGATCGTCCTGAATGGTATTCCCCACTTGGGACCGATAACCCTACGCAGGCTTTTCGACCGGTTCGGGCCGGACCCAGCAAGAATTCTTCAGGCAAAGAGCACTGAGTTGAAAACCGTCGAAGGGGTCGGCGGAAAGATCGCTGAATCGATCGTTCGTTGGCCCAATCACTTCGACTTGGAGAGGGAGAAGCGGCAGCTAGAAAAACACCAGGCTGAGTTCATTCGCCAATCCGACACCGCCTACCCGAAGATCCTCGAAGAAATCTACGATCCCCCAATCGGTTTATACGCCTTGGGCTCGCTCCGCTCATTCTCGCCGGCGATCGCCATCATAGGCTCCCGTAGAACGACGCTCTATGGAATTCGGACGGCCAAAGCCTTTGCCGGTAGCCTCGCTCGGCGAGGAATTTGTATCGTAAGCGGACTGGCTAGTGGTATCGACGCCGCTGCTCATGAAGGAGCACTCGAGGTTGGTGGAGAAACGGTGGCTGTTCTCGGAAATGGAGCTGACATCGTCTATCCGACAGAGAATATCCATCTGTTCCAATCGATCAAAGAACGCGGGTGTATCCTTACCGAGTTTCCTTTTGGTTATCGGGCTAATCGCCAGTCCTTTCCAATGAGGAACCGGATTGTTGCTGGGATGAGTATCGGAATATTGGTGGTGGAAACAGATATTTCCGGTGGAAGCCTGATCACCGCAAGGTTTGCCGGTGATCAAGGAAGGCAGGTCTTTGCGATCCCGGGACGGATTGATCAGTCGACCAGCGCCGGATGTCACCAACTGATACGGGATGGAGCCACTCTAGTCACATCAGCAGAAGAAATAATCGAGCAACTCCGGCTAGATGAACTGCCAATGCCCACCACTTTGGAGATTCCCGACGATGGCGATCCCAAATTGAAGACATCATCCACGCCGGAAGAGACCCTGATCGAAAATTGCCTAGCTGATGGCGAAATTCTACACCCGGATCAAATCGCAACCTCAACAGGCCTCGAAACGGCTACCGTGAACGCTACTCTAATGCTCCTTGAGCTACGCAAAGTCGTTCGCAAGAGAGCCGACGGCCGTTTTGAAAAGAGGTAA
- a CDS encoding NUDIX domain-containing protein, protein MVGAKKAPFRISTLIFLRDEKERFLMLLRNRSPNQGRWSPIGGKLEMGFGESPFECARRETMEEVGVQLSDEDLHLFAYVSEKNFEGEKHWLMFLFHCRKRLTELPPPIDEGSFGFFSREEINDLPIPDTDDRLVWSLFDQFHEGFAGVRADCSNPKSMNAILETRVSELVRPFLPRPS, encoded by the coding sequence ATGGTTGGAGCGAAGAAGGCCCCCTTTCGAATCAGCACGCTCATTTTTCTTCGAGACGAGAAAGAACGTTTTCTCATGCTCTTAAGAAACCGTTCTCCAAACCAGGGTAGATGGAGTCCAATCGGCGGAAAATTAGAGATGGGTTTTGGTGAATCGCCCTTTGAATGCGCGCGAAGGGAAACTATGGAGGAAGTGGGAGTTCAATTATCCGATGAGGATCTTCATCTCTTCGCCTATGTTTCAGAGAAGAACTTCGAAGGGGAGAAGCACTGGCTCATGTTTCTCTTTCACTGCCGCAAGAGACTGACTGAGCTTCCGCCTCCGATTGATGAAGGTTCCTTTGGGTTCTTTTCGAGAGAAGAGATCAACGATCTTCCCATACCCGATACAGACGATCGCCTTGTCTGGAGCCTGTTTGACCAATTTCACGAAGGATTTGCCGGCGTGCGTGCAGACTGTTCGAATCCCAAGTCGATGAATGCCATTCTGGAAACCCGAGTGAGCGAGCTCGTGCGGCCGTTTTTGCCGCGACCGTCCTAG
- the argS gene encoding arginine--tRNA ligase, protein MKTPFDLQHSLREWISGVAKNLSEFPSNFDPLVRPADPRFGDFQANGVLPLAKQLRKNPRELATALLEELTRDPRFGPALVQLSIAGPGFINIRLTPCFLTDWCGNFDNEELLSRGLQHYYAGRTVVVDFSSPNTAKQMHVGHIRSTVIGESISRLLEFCGAKVIRDNHIGDWGTQFGILLLAVEELGFDFEESPETALSLLEELYRKGNQLVEEDPQKREQARNELVLLQRGDEHRMMLWERINEISKQAFTALYEQMGISFDLTLGESYYRDKVEKVCESLESAGLAEISEGAFVVFHPEHPRFKDQPFIVRKSDGASNYATTDLATVEYRSEELNADEIVYVTDSRQRDHFEQLFLTVDKWYSSIGRRMPRLTHVWFGTILGEGGKAIKTRSGGSVKLQELLDEGVERARAIVEEKNPDLAVEEKETIAETVGIGAIFYADLMQNRTQDYQFSWDKMLSFEGNTAPYLLYAVARIYAIFRKAGIPPEAMKGEVEQLSTEEEILLARKMVLFPIAISQAIQDFRPHFLCAYLFELANAFSAFYSANRVMTDDPKERERRLMLCARTLLFLETGLELLGIKTLQKM, encoded by the coding sequence ATGAAAACACCCTTTGATCTGCAGCACTCTCTCAGAGAATGGATTTCGGGAGTCGCCAAGAATCTCTCCGAGTTTCCTTCTAATTTCGATCCTCTGGTCCGTCCCGCAGATCCACGTTTTGGAGATTTTCAAGCCAATGGCGTTCTGCCCCTTGCCAAGCAACTTAGGAAAAATCCTCGAGAGCTCGCCACCGCATTGCTCGAGGAATTGACTCGTGATCCAAGATTCGGTCCAGCCCTCGTACAACTTTCCATTGCTGGCCCCGGATTTATCAACATTAGGCTCACTCCTTGTTTCCTGACGGATTGGTGCGGAAACTTTGACAACGAAGAACTCCTTTCCCGAGGACTGCAGCACTACTACGCAGGAAGAACTGTCGTTGTAGACTTCAGCAGTCCAAACACCGCCAAGCAAATGCACGTCGGCCACATTCGGTCGACCGTTATCGGGGAATCCATCTCGAGACTACTCGAGTTTTGCGGAGCAAAGGTAATCCGCGACAATCATATAGGTGATTGGGGGACCCAGTTTGGAATCCTCCTGCTCGCCGTTGAGGAGTTAGGATTCGACTTCGAAGAGAGTCCTGAGACGGCACTCTCTCTGCTGGAAGAACTCTACCGCAAAGGCAACCAACTCGTCGAAGAAGACCCTCAGAAAAGAGAACAGGCGCGCAATGAGCTCGTTCTTCTTCAGCGCGGCGACGAGCACCGGATGATGCTCTGGGAAAGGATAAACGAGATTAGTAAGCAGGCTTTCACTGCTCTTTATGAACAGATGGGAATCTCATTCGATCTCACTCTGGGAGAAAGCTATTACCGCGATAAGGTGGAGAAAGTTTGCGAATCTCTCGAAAGCGCAGGACTTGCCGAGATCAGCGAAGGCGCTTTTGTGGTCTTTCATCCCGAACACCCAAGATTTAAGGACCAGCCCTTTATTGTGCGAAAATCGGATGGAGCAAGCAATTATGCGACTACAGACCTCGCGACCGTTGAGTATCGATCCGAAGAGCTGAATGCGGACGAAATCGTGTATGTAACGGACAGTCGGCAACGAGACCATTTCGAGCAACTGTTCCTGACTGTCGATAAATGGTATTCATCCATCGGCAGAAGAATGCCCAGACTAACGCATGTATGGTTCGGCACGATCCTTGGAGAAGGAGGTAAAGCGATCAAAACGAGGAGTGGTGGTTCTGTAAAACTACAGGAGCTTCTCGATGAAGGTGTTGAGCGGGCACGCGCCATTGTGGAAGAAAAGAATCCCGATCTTGCCGTGGAAGAAAAAGAAACCATCGCGGAGACTGTTGGCATCGGAGCTATCTTCTACGCTGATCTTATGCAAAATCGAACCCAGGATTATCAATTCTCCTGGGACAAAATGCTGAGCTTTGAAGGAAACACTGCGCCCTACCTGCTCTACGCCGTCGCGAGGATTTACGCTATTTTCAGAAAAGCCGGCATTCCCCCAGAGGCCATGAAAGGCGAGGTCGAACAACTTTCAACGGAAGAGGAAATCCTTCTGGCGCGGAAGATGGTTCTATTCCCCATTGCGATTAGTCAGGCGATTCAAGATTTTCGCCCACACTTCTTGTGTGCCTACCTCTTCGAGCTCGCAAACGCTTTCAGTGCCTTTTACAGCGCAAACCGAGTCATGACGGATGATCCTAAAGAAAGGGAACGCCGCCTGATGCTTTGTGCAAGAACCCTTCTTTTCCTTGAGACGGGTCTGGAACTTCTTGGTATAAAGACGCTTCAAAAGATGTAA
- a CDS encoding thymidine phosphorylase: MRKKIVSPRKFVKPSYSALIEKKRDGSEFSEEEIRYIVDSVLDREIPDSQLAALLMAVFFQGMSALETATFAEEMMLSGEMIDLTKLSRPKIDKFSTGGVGDKTSIVLAPLAAACGVVMPTINGVDEELEISTLQKLSAIKGFKKSMPLDDFVTQLNKTGCAIIEQNDEIAPTDATLYALRQKCGSIPSLPLITASVLSRKLAAGAESLVVDVKWGNGSFIQDLEQAKQLARSITRVGRSMKRRCVALVTDMNQPLGDSVGTSLEIKEAIELLKGEGPEDLKEMVLKLGMEVVRLSGVAGSTLSAKQTVQRHLKDGSALEKFKEMVGAQGGDIKMIEDPEKLPKAKHCKKLPSPKRGYVHTINAGMIARGVRMLAQKKNGTLDPAVGISEIKKVGTQMKQGEPLMMIHYNDEGNSEAALEFLKGAYRLAPKRPNTPDLVVERVA, encoded by the coding sequence ATGAGAAAGAAAATCGTTTCGCCTCGAAAGTTTGTTAAGCCAAGTTATTCGGCTCTAATCGAGAAAAAGCGCGACGGGAGCGAATTTTCCGAAGAAGAAATCCGCTACATTGTTGATTCGGTTTTGGATCGGGAGATCCCAGACTCTCAATTGGCGGCTCTGTTAATGGCTGTTTTCTTTCAGGGAATGTCTGCTCTCGAAACAGCCACTTTTGCCGAGGAGATGATGCTCTCGGGCGAAATGATCGACCTGACGAAGCTCAGTAGGCCCAAAATTGACAAGTTCTCGACGGGTGGTGTCGGCGATAAAACAAGCATTGTTCTAGCGCCCCTTGCGGCGGCCTGCGGTGTGGTCATGCCAACAATAAACGGCGTAGATGAAGAGTTGGAAATCAGCACTTTACAGAAATTGTCGGCGATTAAAGGTTTTAAAAAGTCGATGCCTTTGGACGACTTTGTCACTCAGTTGAACAAGACTGGATGTGCTATCATCGAGCAGAACGATGAGATCGCCCCGACGGATGCGACGCTTTATGCCCTGAGACAGAAATGTGGTAGCATACCGAGTCTTCCATTGATCACGGCAAGTGTTCTCAGTCGGAAGTTGGCCGCTGGTGCGGAAAGTCTGGTGGTCGATGTGAAGTGGGGGAACGGATCCTTTATTCAGGATTTGGAGCAAGCGAAACAACTTGCCCGTTCCATTACCAGAGTAGGCCGCTCGATGAAGCGCCGCTGTGTTGCACTCGTGACGGACATGAATCAGCCGTTGGGCGATTCTGTAGGAACGTCCCTTGAAATCAAGGAGGCCATCGAATTGTTGAAAGGAGAGGGGCCGGAGGATCTGAAGGAAATGGTTCTCAAGCTCGGGATGGAAGTGGTTCGCCTTTCGGGCGTAGCGGGTTCCACCCTTTCGGCGAAGCAAACGGTTCAGCGGCACCTGAAAGATGGTTCTGCTTTGGAGAAATTCAAGGAAATGGTTGGGGCTCAAGGCGGTGACATCAAAATGATCGAGGATCCTGAAAAGCTTCCGAAGGCAAAGCATTGCAAGAAGCTTCCTTCTCCGAAGAGAGGTTATGTCCATACGATCAACGCTGGTATGATCGCCCGCGGTGTCAGGATGCTGGCGCAGAAGAAAAATGGCACACTCGATCCGGCGGTCGGGATATCGGAAATCAAAAAAGTGGGCACCCAGATGAAACAAGGGGAGCCTTTGATGATGATTCACTACAACGATGAAGGGAACTCAGAGGCTGCTTTGGAGTTTCTCAAGGGAGCCTACCGCCTTGCGCCAAAGCGTCCCAACACTCCAGACTTGGTGGTGGAACGGGTCGCCTAA
- a CDS encoding metallophosphoesterase encodes MAERIIAIGDVHGCASELEDLLEKLSPKRSDHVLFLGDLVNRGPESHRTVQIVRRNRFDSLMGNHEHRLLKYRQHRDPSILKSYDYETLQQLTLDDWNFLSEMRAFYETNDSDFVCVHGGFIPGRPWRTQSLSTVCTTKWISPKRIPPPKRMGDHSIHWSELWEGPATVIYGHTPNPELRYAAHTLCIDTACVYGGYLSACILPEMEIVQVKARRAYI; translated from the coding sequence ATGGCTGAAAGGATTATCGCTATCGGAGATGTGCATGGTTGCGCATCCGAGCTGGAAGATCTCCTCGAAAAACTATCTCCCAAGCGTAGCGATCATGTCTTGTTTTTGGGGGATTTGGTGAATCGTGGTCCAGAGAGCCATCGCACAGTCCAGATCGTCAGACGGAACCGTTTTGATAGCCTAATGGGTAACCACGAACACCGACTTTTAAAATACAGGCAGCACAGAGACCCCTCTATCCTGAAATCCTACGATTACGAAACCCTCCAACAACTGACTCTCGACGACTGGAACTTTCTATCGGAGATGCGTGCCTTCTACGAGACGAATGACTCCGATTTTGTGTGTGTTCATGGCGGGTTCATTCCTGGGAGACCTTGGCGAACACAATCGCTCTCGACAGTCTGCACCACGAAATGGATCTCTCCTAAGAGAATACCCCCACCAAAGAGAATGGGAGATCATTCGATCCACTGGTCGGAATTATGGGAGGGGCCGGCGACAGTCATCTATGGGCATACGCCAAACCCAGAACTTCGCTATGCGGCCCACACCCTCTGTATCGACACTGCCTGCGTATATGGCGGATACCTTAGCGCCTGCATTCTTCCCGAAATGGAAATCGTTCAGGTGAAGGCCCGCCGCGCCTACATCTAG
- a CDS encoding M23 family metallopeptidase, whose amino-acid sequence MRLRVLGCFIAIVGTVCADRLPLVWPTPNRAFLEGKPYEDYIQPTRSGRIESGLYGCTRNGGHRFHEGIDLKSIERDRAGRSMDPVFAAVPGRIAYVNRVAGNSSYGIYVVLEHEYEDVTFYTLYSHLRSVDPQIKTGLYIEQGAVVGVLGATAGGYTIPESRAHLHFELGLQLNSEFGWWYDQQGYGSKNHHGDWSGINLVGWDPLKFYRLALRGQIDGPRDFLLRQPKALTVRVDYPGVPDFIRRNQGLVTRTAGNKRRGWEIDFSPYGLPLRWREAPESAFAEQTSKIAVVDYDPDLAFKLCRDLLDRRGGGAVPGKDLRRSLELLFGP is encoded by the coding sequence ATGCGTCTCAGAGTTCTAGGTTGTTTTATCGCAATTGTTGGGACCGTTTGTGCGGATCGTCTTCCCCTGGTTTGGCCGACTCCTAATCGAGCTTTTCTGGAGGGGAAACCTTATGAGGATTACATTCAACCGACGAGATCAGGACGGATCGAATCAGGCCTCTACGGTTGCACGCGGAACGGTGGGCATCGGTTTCATGAAGGTATCGACCTAAAATCAATCGAGCGGGATCGTGCAGGGAGGTCTATGGATCCAGTCTTTGCTGCTGTCCCTGGGCGAATAGCCTACGTAAATCGTGTTGCTGGAAATTCTTCTTACGGAATCTATGTAGTCTTGGAGCATGAATACGAGGACGTCACTTTTTACACACTCTATTCCCACCTACGTTCGGTCGATCCTCAGATAAAAACGGGTCTTTACATCGAACAGGGAGCCGTAGTCGGCGTATTGGGTGCAACGGCAGGTGGTTACACAATTCCGGAAAGCCGGGCTCATCTTCATTTCGAACTCGGATTACAATTAAACAGTGAGTTTGGTTGGTGGTACGATCAACAGGGGTATGGATCAAAGAATCATCACGGCGATTGGAGCGGTATTAATCTTGTTGGTTGGGATCCGCTCAAATTTTACCGGCTAGCGTTAAGAGGGCAGATCGACGGTCCCCGGGATTTTCTGTTGCGGCAACCAAAGGCCTTGACGGTTCGAGTCGATTACCCGGGTGTGCCTGACTTTATCAGGAGGAATCAAGGCTTGGTAACCCGGACCGCAGGAAACAAGAGAAGAGGGTGGGAGATAGACTTCTCCCCTTATGGCTTGCCTCTAAGGTGGCGAGAGGCTCCAGAAAGCGCATTTGCGGAGCAAACTTCGAAAATCGCGGTGGTTGATTATGATCCCGATCTCGCTTTCAAGTTGTGCCGCGACCTTTTGGATCGCCGAGGCGGTGGAGCTGTCCCGGGAAAGGATCTACGGCGATCGCTCGAATTATTGTTTGGACCTTAG